GGCGGCGCTCACTAAATGCTAGCTCCATGGACCACCAGAACTCCGCAAGTATGCTGCTGCCCACCACATGGCTATAATTAcctttaacaataaaaaaaaaaggaaaaattgaCCAATATTTGGTAGTTTTTCCCGTCACTTTTATGGAAGGTTTTAATTTAGTCTTTTGCCTTGATGTCAGAAAACCATTTATGCTGTGCATCTGCCCAGGCTTAGTTCCCCTGCAGGTAGACATACATTAATGAAACGGATGTCAGTCTAAGTTGAATTTcttgtcatttcacatttttattaggTTCAATTATTCAGCGACTGTCTGGAGAGGGTGACACAATCCTCCTATAAAAGCTTCAGAGGCTGAAATGTGTAAATGGGATGGCCCAGAGCAGTCCAGAGCCCTCAACCTTATGCCATATTACACTGCCTGTCTCTTTAGTTCGTAGGCACCAGTCCAGTACACCAGTTTGTATTCTTTTTCCTTGCCACTGAAGTACATATAAGTGTCTATACAGGGTAAGTTTCAGCCTGGGTCAGAAGAACCCAGTTCATGACAAAGGCCAGTGACCCAACCCTCAGGGTACAcctttctgtgtcattttgttgttatgaCTATTAAAATACAAGATAAAGTGTGTTTGTCTCAAGTTTGGGCCACAGAGATTAGACCTCATCTTCAGATCTTTAACCATTGTGGGTTCTTTGAgcgtttttattttacacataaaatgttttaaactttCCATTCAGAATAAtttttctctgattggttgtAATCTGGCTGGTAATTAACATGATGAGGTATGTTTTAGTttagtatgtggtagaaatgtgAGCTGGGgatgagaggaaagagagacagtGTGCATAGTTACAGGTATCAGTATCTGAACCTTTggttgggttttgttttctaTGGGTTTAATGCAGTAGTGTGATCAAGACGTCGGTACAGTCACGAGTTAATGATGGAGAATGTTCAGTTAGCTGATGGCAAATTAAGCATCAGATGGACTGATCAGGGTTCAGTTAAATTCAGTTGAAAATGCAGCCTTATCTTCACGGAAGTGAAGCAAGTGTCTAGTTCTGCTTTTGCCTTGTGTAAAGGTCAATATGGTTTTGATGTCCTCTTTTGGTTTTCCTGTATGTAGAGAATATGGTAAATTGTTTTTACTGAACAGCTTTGTACATTTTCTCCTCTATTCTGTATATAAAACTGTGATTAGTGACTGTGGCAGGTTAGCCTTTTGGGTTGTTGTTTGCACCTGAAAAGTGGTCTACATGGAGAACAGGTtgtatcctgttttttttttttttttttatttgcttcacCTGATTGTACATAAAATGTAAGAAACAGGTGTGCaatgtaagtaaaaaaaaaaaaacagtgaagttCAGATCCTGGCTCCTTTCTTACCTGCATGCAGCTGTCCACAGCATGAAGTGGGTATGACTGTTGTAGAATGTGGAATTGGTCATATGTCAGGAAGATATTAGGGGAGGGGGTTTCCAAAAACTATTCAACCACGCAATAATTTCTCATGGACAATACTGTCCCTGTCCACTGTCTGATGACTCATGAGGTGAAATATGTTTCATGTGGGATTTTCAGCAATGCTTCTTCTCTTTCTATCCTCCAATGACCATTTAgttttctctttgttctgtAGCAGTGAGTTTTGTGTGTGGATTCTTTGCCAAAGGTAGAGCTTCACTACTCTACTGAGATCAGCTTGTAATCTATAgaaaataatacagtttttGTGCATCACACCGTGCATGTCAAAGAGGTTAAGGAAGCTTTGGTCATTTGCCCATAACTGAAGTATGTTGAGTCATGAACAGGGTCAGGATGGGATGGCATAATCAAAAATgaactatatacagtatatgttatcTTGGAAAAAtttcttctgctgcagctgttaaCCCTCCAGGTTAACCCTGTAACCTGTGAAATTGCTTTGGCTCATTACAAATGTCATTATTGACTGTTTTAACctactgtaatgtttttaatataatgtgTGTAATTAGAATTACATTCACTTTAATCTTATTGGAGGGATGGTAAAATGTTAGCAGTGCCAGGTCTCTCCTGGTTAAGTGatggaaaaacataaatgtattatttttattttttattttaacttttgcCTTGACCTGTAGTCATTTCTGAGAGAAAATCGGAGCACAGAAGCACATAGTAAGGATGTGACTCCCAGTTCAGATGTTACTGTTAAAGTTCGACTTAATTCATAATAGCCGTGagaaatttgtaaaaaaaaaaaaaaaaaaaaaaaaagggagtttttctcATGTGGCATATTTCCCATCTTTCCTGGGAGCCTGGGTTGAAGAAGACATCTGGACAGAAGGACCAGCTGGAGGGAACAAAGGGCCTTTTCAGCTCCCTGTCACCCAGTCCTGTATACAATCCTCAGTggacaaaaaaaccaaacagccTGTTCACATTCCTCCTTTATTAGAGCTCTCAGAAGGCTGGAGTCATAAGGACTCAGATCTAGTAGCAGCACTAAATGATAATGGTACTTTATCAAGCTGGTTATCTTATTGTGATGTGGAACACATAAAGCCTGACCAGATTCATCACACTGACTTTTCACTCAAGACTGAAACTGAttaaattacactgaaaatTAAGATGAACTCCTTTCAGACAGGAACTCTAGAACTGTGTCGGGGGGATGGACTCAGCTAGTGTGTTCAATTAATAGTAATGACACCGTCAACTTGAACAGGAAAATCAAAATAGAGAACGGCAGGGATGCAGTTCAGACAGTGTAGTGTGACAGGATTGCATTATGGTAGATAAAGTGATTTGGTTGCTACTGTGAACCGACAGGAACATGTCAGTGCTTGTGTTgtgtcctttcctttcctttatgGCCTTTCAACACAGGGTGCTTACTCACACGGTTCTGGAAAAGTAGTTTGGAAACATAAACgtttgtcagtgtttgttttttttaattacatcaaTCTCCAACTgaaaaaacagggaaataaTGTTGGTTTGTAGCCCAGTGGCTTCAGTCATGTTATTCTAAGCACAACGGCAACAACTGTATTTTGCAACCAATGTTCTTTGTATTAATATGCTAAATGATAAACATTAACATGATAGAACACTTCTGCAACTCTTAGAAAAtaagagatttttaaaaacagataaaatattgATGATAGATGAATTTCTCACTCTGAGGCAAGTATGAGTTCAGAATGAAATGATTCTGCTCTTCTCTCTATGTTTGGCAGCACTCAGTCTGCTCTGGTTTCATATCCTGCCCCCTAGCTTTCCAATATCCTGACCTGGTCCTGTTTAAACTGCACCTTCTCTTTGTTTGGTGCTTCATCAAATGAATTCAGGCCAAAACCTTCACtatctctttatttctctgctggCTCAGAATTGTTTCTACTGAATTCCTCCAGTTGCTATCAATGTTTTAATGAGCATCATGTTTTTCACTCTTGGCCAGACGAATCTGACCTTCCGTGGCCATCCTATCATTAAAATGTGTCACAGAATGTTACTGTAAATTATTTAGATAGAaatagaaatgcattttatagttgaaatacagacatgaaataACAGTTCCAAAATAAATACAGTCTGTAATTGGTTTGTGGTGAAGCCACACAGTTTTAAACCAACTGTTTTTAGCCATGAAACAGCAGGAATTCACAAGCCATAACTTCTCATTCTTAGTCATTAGACTGTCATGTTAGTCATGGAAACTTCAGGATGTTGCATGTTGAAAAGATAAATGGCCAAAATATAGCTTGGTATGAATCTAACAGTGACTGCTGCATTAATAAGTTTATAAATGTTAATTCTCTAATACTTATAATAATTAATAGTCCGATAGTAACAATGCAGTGATAATCATAGccataataaaaaacatataatacCATAATAACGGGTAATAGGAAGATAGTAGCTGTTGTTTGGGGATGACCGATGgaataaaaagataaatgaaactaatgatgatgattaacattaaacaaatagacttgctgtgttttgtgtttcatagCTATCACACATCACCTCACTCAGCACCTTTTCAGTCTTAGTCTCTGGGTCTGGAGCCAGGATGTGCATCCCATCACTATTCCAGTTCTTGACTCCATATCTAAGAACAGGATCTACAGACTTGCAGTCAAAATGCCAACCCTAATACTTTTCAGAAATATCTCAGGTCAGTCATACTGCAGCTCTGCatgaacagtttttaaaatatgtagtgacacacacaccacacagcaATCTACAGGTTAGATGGCTAATATTGATGAAGTCATCTGGTATCATGATACTGGTGATGGTGCAACCAAATCAGTGCAATACCTATTGTGGAGCTGTCTGAAGTGTGAGAAGCTTTCCCTGAGTTGAGAAATTAGTTTGGACAGACCACCCTCATTTATAACAGATCCAATTACAGCAGCATAATGCTGTCTCCAATTAGATTTGCATGGCCCGCTCAGAGGCAGGCGCTGCCTTTTGTCTTGCAGATTAAACCCAGCCTGGCCTCACCTACTGCTCTGACTGAGCCTCAAGCTGCATTTCCGCTGGCTGCACATGCTGCCTTTTGCTGCACTAAGActtccagaaacacacacttttgtaAACTATGTAAATacactaaaatacacacatacagtcttTTGTATTTACTCTGCTGTTTGATTGTGAGTTGAAACATACCAACATTACACAACATGGTAAATGTTAAAGATGTAGACtcaaaaaaacagattattaaAAAGTGTCTAAAAGAAGCTAAAATGTCCTTAATGACTATATTCATGATAACGCAACTCAATAGCATTAAAAGATGCCAGTGAAGTTTTTATTAAGGGAAGTAGAGCCAGTGCCAATCACAGATCATCTTAAACTGAgggggacacaggtgaagtACCAGGTGAGGCTAAAGAGAGATTCTTAAGGCATGTTCCTGTTATGGACTCAGTGAGCTGTGTTCATTGGTTTGTCCTCTGTCATGGACTGTTGGTTTCATAATAGTTTCTCTTCTTTTGCTTTGATTATTAGACGTGTATTGACTGTTGAAAGAACAGGTTATATAATGGGGTagttaaaaaagtaaatgtttcaAGATTTTTTTATAAGGCAATGCAATATGATTTCAATAACAGAGacttaaaatggaaatgaatgcTGTTATCTCTGAAAATCTGGCAATAAATTAATGAATAGTCAAAATTGGATGGAGTTTGGCTGGAATGTGAACAACGGATATTTCAGAATTCCTGCCAAAATGGCTGAATATCTGAACTCATCAGATTTTTGTTGGAGGGATTGTGGGCAGCAAGGAGACCTTTCACACATATAATAGGACTGTGCAAAACTACAGGAGGTCTGGCTTGAAGTTAAAAAGGAAACTCTTGgatataaatttaaatttggatACAAAACTATTTCACTTCAGCATCCCATTTGAGAAATTAGATgatgaaaaactgtatttatgtaAAGCATTAAGGACCTTACATTTAATAGCTAAAATATGATTACAATCCTATAACTGCAGCCACAACTCCCAAATGTAAAATGCTGGAAAGTAGGGAAAGGGGTGTTAGAGGTGTTTTTCATGGAAAAGCTAAAATACAGCTaaaaatttacagttttatggATGTATGTTTACTATTGATGTCAGCTATGTCAAAAACAAGCTAGAAAGCTAGAACACAGAAACtgctttctgttgttgtttggtatattttttttttttttttaaatcttttttccTACAATTATTTTGTTTACTATTATGTAGTATAtcttgtttagtttagtttgaaatatttatttgaaaatgaagacaTATGGAAAatatagagtgtgtgtgtgtgtatatatgtatgtgtgtatgtatgtatgtatatatatatatatatatacatacatacatacatacacacagtatggTTTACATGGTTGGGCTCACTGTGTTCCCAGTGCTTGTTTATAATGAGGTCATTGTTGGGGTTGAGATCTTAGGGCAGCTGTTCATCAGCACTGTGTGAAATGAAGACTTCACCTCTCAGCAATAATTTGTGTCTTTCTTTATCTTGCCTCAGTGGGagaatcattttaatttattagcAGGCAGGAATGTTGTGAGGTTAATGACTGTGAAGAAATCACACTAATGAGTCATAAGTTGCACCAGTGACCACAGGAGTAGAGGAAGTGTGCTAATGATGGAGAAGCCACAGGAGAGGGATATAAACATCCTGACCAGCTGGCTGTCAACTGATGACCACTGGTGGTACCTTGCTGGATACAGTCTAAGCCGCCACTTAGCTCTTGTCCAGTATCATTATCAGATGATAACCTGGGAAAATGTCATTATCCTTTGTGCACAGCATTGGCTTAATAAATACTGTGAAAGCATATTTTAAGTTGTAGTGGAGATTTTCTTCTCAAATCAGCTGAAGATATATGCATGTCCAGCATTTGTCCTGTCATCATGGATGAATGTGCAAATATCCAGCCAATATCCTGTTTGACTTACAGCGTGTGAACAGGAATCAGTTCAGGAATTCAGTGCTTATGCACTTTTCagtaaattcaattcaaaacaGGGAGCAGGACTTTCCATGAGCAATGTCTCTCTATGCAGCAACGTGAGGGGAATAAAGAGTGTTGGCCATATCTTAAAGATGAGAAGAAGCTAAACGAGCCAGTCCACAGTAGACAGTCCCTTGAGAGTAGAGTGATAGTACAGCATTCGATAGATGAAGCCAGTGAAGTTTTGTATTCCTTGTCAGAAAAGGTCTTCTCATAAACATCAGCAGATAAAACTGcatgcagtgttttctgtttagagGAATACCACATAGGTTTTTTGGAAGCTGTTGCACATGCAGTGGCCTGGTTTTAGGTGTAAAGGCTGACCCTGCACCTCCAGAGGTACAGCTTGGCTCAATACTTCCATTAATGACAAAGTTACTTTGTACTATGATTGGCAGGCTGCCCTCTCTTAGGTCAATGCTAAAGCCATGGAAAAGTAAAGAGTTTTTCTGTCAGTTCCTGGGATCGTATTTAGGTTCAGGTATCATTTTCCATAGCTCTTAAGCCCATCCTGTCTTTTTCCCTGTATGGCCTTTCCCTGGGGATCAGGCTTGTGGCTGCATTCCAGAGCCTTCCTCTGAAATTACAGTTTCTGGGGTCTGCAGCTCCCTTCACTGAGAGGCAGTGACATAAACCCTGCCTTCTTGACCACAGTTGAGATCCTGCTGGTGGCTcaaaaaaacagctgtctgaGTTTACACTTTTAACCCCCCATATGATTTGAGCAATAGTAGGTTTGTCAGTTCCAGCAGGTCTGCAGTAAACACTCATTCACCTACTGGTTGCAAGCAGTGGACTTAGCAGTGGGTGCTGTATAACAAACTCTTTGAGGCCCTTCATTTGGAGTTTGCATCAACCGAACACAGGAGAATACTGGTGTACATGCACTTAAGAGTGCATTATGTAGCAATATGAGACTTCATtgctaatgaaaataaatataggtcaaatataaataatacagtatatttttttctaatgcaACACCAATGTTGATACAGCCTTCAGAATACTATACAGAATGCAATAATGTATCGTAAACATATAGTAAAGCTTAAGATTTTTTATTAGTAGGTAAATTAATGCCAGGCTTTACCCATTGTTCACAAGCATGTACAGGGAACAGAAACCATTGGAATAAGTTTGCACTCGGTTGGACTCCACTGTGTAAAGAGGGTGTTCAagcattttataataaacatcAATGTCTTCCTCATAATATTGTGCTGCTCATGTGAAGCAACTTACTGCTGGACAGATTTTACTTGTAGAGAGTAGGAGGTGCTGCAAATAGCTAATTTGGCTCAACATGAGtggcaagtagtggttatggttaggttaagtctccaggaaatgaatgcaaGTCAATGTAAAATCCCAACGAGGACAAGAGGAGTGCAGTCACGCCCTCATGTAAGCAGGTAGAGcaacacagagagcagaggagggacAAGACAAAAGCAGAAGTGGAAAAATCCATCCAAATCCTGTAGAGACTGGTACTCAGGCAAGATAAACAAAAGAACGACAATTAGTGAACAATAGAACAACAGTGAACATCAAGTACATGACCTCAGTGGTACTTATAACAATCCATCTGTTGTCTCTACAGATGCAGCAGCTCTTCTATGAGAACTATGAACCAAATAAGAAGGGCTACATACGAGATCTCCACAACAGCAAGATCCATCGGGCCATAACGCTCCACCCCAACAAGAACCCTCCCTACCAGTACCGCCTACATAGCTACATGCTCAGCCGCAAGATTGCAGACCTGCGGCACAGAACCATTCAGCTCCACCGGGAGATTGTCCAGATGGGGCGCTACGGGGCGCCTGAGCCCAGCCGAGAGGACCTGCAGCTCGGCATGCCACCTTCCTTTATGCGCTTCCATCCTCGGCAGAGAGAAGAGGTTCTAGAGTGGGAGTTCCTCACAAGTAAATACCTGTTCTCGTCGTCTGATGGCCAGCCACCCCGTCGTGGGATGGATTACTCCCAGAGGCAAGCACTGGATGACATCATCATGCAAGTGATGGAGATGATCAACGCCAATGCTAAGACACGGGGGCGGGTAATTGATTTCAAAGAAATCCAGTATGGCTACCGGAGGGTCAATGCCTTATATGGGGCAGAGTATGTGCTGGATCTACTGCTGCTGTACAAGAAGCACAAAGGAAAGACCATGACGGTTCCTGTGAGAAGGCATGCCTACCTGCAACAGACCTTCAGCCAGATCCAGTtcagagaggatgaggagatgGATGCCAGAGCTCTGGCCAACCACATCAACAAGGAGTCAGACTCCCTCTCATTTTTATCCAACTCCCTCAAGATGCTGGTGCCTTTCAAGTTGGCCACCTCTGGCCAGGACCAGAGGGAaccaaaagagaagaaagtcaACATATTAGTACCTCTGTCAGGACGTTATGACATCTTTGTGCGCTTCATGGCCAACTTTGAACGAGTTTGTCTGATCCCCAACCAGAATGTCAAGCTGCTGATCCTCCTATTCAGCACAGACAACAACACAGAGCGGGTCAAGCAGGTGGAGCTGATGCGGGAGTACCACATGAAGTATCCCCGGGCTGAGATGGAGATAAAACCTGTCACTGGCTCCTTCTCCAGGGCTTTGGCTTTGGAAGTGGGTTCCTTGCACTTCTCTAATGATTCACTGCTCTTCTACTGTGATGTGGACCTGCTCTTCACCAGCGACTTCCTTAAACGATGTCGGACCAATACTGCCCAGGGAGAGCAGACCTACTTCCCCATTGTCTTCAGCCAGTACGACCCTAAAGTGGTGTACGCTGGGAAGGTCCCTAGCAACAACCACTATGTCTTCACCTCCAAGACGGGCCTGTGGAGGAACTATGGCTTTGGGATTGTCTGTGTCTACAAGGGAGACTTGGTCCGAGCCGGAGGCTTTGATACCTCCATACAGGGGTGGGGATTAGAGGATGTGgacctttttaataaatttgtcCAGTCAGGGATTAGGTTGTTTAgaagcacagacacagggaTAGTTCATGTCCACCACCCGGTCATATGTGATCCCAACCTGGAGGCAAAGCAATATAAGATGTGCCTGGGCTCCAAAGCCTCATCGCACGGCTCCACCCAGCAACTGGCCGAGCTCTGGCTAGAGAAGAACGACCTCAGCTTCAGGAGACTGGCCAGCAATAATGGCTCAGTTAGGACAGCGTGAGAAATGCCAGGCTGCCATAAAATGAGCCTGAACCTATTCTGAGTTCATGTCCTCCTCTTGGTGAAGTTTTCACTacctaatttattttttactgaaatgaaagatatattttgaaaaaaatgtctttttaaaaaaaaaaatatatatacagaaacAACATGGTGAATAATTCAACAAGACACGTGGGCCCTGGTAAGGAAGTACGTGGTTTGATTCATGAAAGAAGGAATTTTTGACCAATGTTCATGCGTGAGCCTGATTACACCAGGGGTCTAAGGCTCTTCAAGCGTGttacattttttctgtcatGACAGTGGGAGAAGGCGGGGCAGGGATTGTTTACGTGTACCTTAGTGAAGTACACTGTCACGGTCCTCAAGTATTCCATTTGTCTTGTGTGCTGAAAATAGACTGGTGTCCATGTACTCAGACCAGCAGTGCTCAAAACATAACTCAACTCTTGATTGTGAATGTTTACAAAAGACTGATTAAACATTTCATCAATGAAAACTTCAACTCCACCTATTGGGAGGATACTTCAACTCCACCTATTGGGAGGATTACTAAGGAccatttaatttgatttctttGATTTACAGTGGGGTCATTTTCCATTTGCTTTAATGGTTTTGATAATATAACACTGTTACGGTTTttccaggattttttttctttattaatttctGTGAACCCAACTGCTGGATTTGATATCTGAAATTCATCTTTTACTGTCTAATTTATTGAATTTGCAGGCTCCATTTTCTACCTTGACTGTTTAAATATGTATATTGGAAAGATTGTATAACCATGTCAGTTGTGggatagtttgttttttttttgttttgttttttttccatgtttcttttcttaaacTCATTAGCACCAAAGAGTTTTGCACAGTCTGCTTAAGTTGTCATGTTgcctgtgtgaatgtttgtgtgtgtgtgtgtgtgtgtgtgtgggtgttttgcAGGAACAAACATGAAACTGGCTGTATAATAAAGAGTCAACACAAAAGCTCTAGCTAAACCAGGCCTTTCTGAAGAGTGAAGTGAGAACCAGTCTGGCCTTTATTCCAGAGGATTGAAATGGGAGCAGTGCTCTGGTTGGGCAGCTCCTCACACAttgctgtctttttaaaaaaatgatttttttctttttttttctatgaattACTTTCTTTTATGTTGAAGTAAAAATGTGTGGCTGGTCCCAGTCTACAGAGGTGTGGCTTCATTGAGCTGCAATGTGAAAACCCACATTGTCTGGTCCTGTGTTACAGGTTTGAGAGGAGAACACGTCCCCATGGCAGGCCTGAATCAGCCTGTTGCCTGCAGGAAGGTACTGTATGTTGTAGCACTCCATGGGGTTAATGCTGCAAGAATAGACTGATTCATGAGACTGATCTAACAGGATGATTGACTGTGCTGTCATCGtagtgttttccttttttattttctttgactttttgtaatttttgttcTTTCAACTCTGTCCAGCTGGGCACggttttctatttaaaaaaaaataaaactgggggaaaaacctgttgcatttgttgtatttttttacattctCAGCCACGATGACATCAGCTACAGAAACATGTCTTTCTACTTCATCCATGGAGGTTTTCAGGTACCCCCTCCTGTCACATCTTTACAAGATTGGAAAGTCTCATACCCACTTCATAGCACAACTGACAAGCTGTGTGTGAGACCTACAACATGTGGTGACAGCTGGATTCGAACCACCGTTCACACACTGTTCCCCATGCACATGGCGCACCTGCCAGAACCACTCATCTATGGAAGTGCTCCCTCAGCTGATATTTGTTATTTGACATCAGTTGTCATTTCTTTAACTGATACTGTGCTCTCCACAATGTCCTATGTTTCTTTGCCTTCCAGTATGGCTGTTTAGATCCAGTACAAATACTTTTGCTTTCCAGCGTCACATGACATCACATCATAATGTATGAGGCACTTTGAAAATAACCCAGCCCAAACGGTCAGACAAGCAGTTCTGAGGGACAATGTTTCTGCCCAGTGTGCTTTGTTATTAATCCTCCCTTTGGGATTCTGCTGTAGTGGCATTCATAACCCATTCATGGAAAGAATCATTTCACAATAGACTGTAATAGCAAACACTCCCCTCATTAATTGAGATTATACaactaattaaaacaataaagcaaTAACAATGCATCTCCTTACTCAGTAGCTGTGAGTAAATCAATAGGAAAGTGTTGGataagttttctttttaaatctattCTTCTTAGATGAACtcaacaataaatgaaacatgaagAGACATGTCCTTTTAATGCTAACCATTGCACCCAACAGCAAGGAAGGAACAACTCTTTACATTTTATAGGTGTGACGAGTGTAGGAAACACTAAGGAAGTAACTACAGTTAAGGAAGGTGTGATTTAGTATACAATTTTAAAGACATCAGTGCATCCCTAGGCATTCCCCAGGAAATCCCCCCAGGGTCAAAGGTTATCCTAGGACTAAAGGTTATCTAGGTTTCAGAGGTGCCATAAATGCGTAACTttaagataataataaaaagttaataaaTCATCGCAGACTTTGGATTTTTCCATCAGAAAGTGTAGCTGAGTTTTAGTGTATTGGTGCGTCTGATCTCTGTGTGATTCCTTCTTCTCAAAGACAAggagcagcagtgtgtgaaGGAAGGTCTGCTCCCGTAGACGACTGTCAGGAACCTCCTGCAGGGAAAATAAAACAGGGCCTCTAAAGCAAATGCTGGGATAAGTCAATactctgcttttgtttgctgCAGCACCATAAAGTCAGACAGGTAATTACTTTGCTTCATTCCTATTTAAACAGT
The Mastacembelus armatus chromosome 3, fMasArm1.2, whole genome shotgun sequence DNA segment above includes these coding regions:
- the chsy1 gene encoding chondroitin sulfate synthase 1, translating into MAGRSRRAWFSVLLGLVVGFTLASRLILPKATELKKAGQNRKANPAGCGLNGGFRKEYGGVLWPQDNGSPATEKPGSRSNNFLFVGVMTAQKYLNSRAVAAYWTWAQTIPGRVEFFSSEGSDTSIPIPIVALKNVDDSYPPQKKSFMMLKYMHDHYLDKYEWFMRADDDVYIKSEKLESFLRSLNSSEAIFLGQTGMGARDELGKLALEPGENFCMGGPGVIMSREVLRRMVPHIRECLQEMYTTHEDVEVGRCVRRFAGVQCVWSYEMQQLFYENYEPNKKGYIRDLHNSKIHRAITLHPNKNPPYQYRLHSYMLSRKIADLRHRTIQLHREIVQMGRYGAPEPSREDLQLGMPPSFMRFHPRQREEVLEWEFLTSKYLFSSSDGQPPRRGMDYSQRQALDDIIMQVMEMINANAKTRGRVIDFKEIQYGYRRVNALYGAEYVLDLLLLYKKHKGKTMTVPVRRHAYLQQTFSQIQFREDEEMDARALANHINKESDSLSFLSNSLKMLVPFKLATSGQDQREPKEKKVNILVPLSGRYDIFVRFMANFERVCLIPNQNVKLLILLFSTDNNTERVKQVELMREYHMKYPRAEMEIKPVTGSFSRALALEVGSLHFSNDSLLFYCDVDLLFTSDFLKRCRTNTAQGEQTYFPIVFSQYDPKVVYAGKVPSNNHYVFTSKTGLWRNYGFGIVCVYKGDLVRAGGFDTSIQGWGLEDVDLFNKFVQSGIRLFRSTDTGIVHVHHPVICDPNLEAKQYKMCLGSKASSHGSTQQLAELWLEKNDLSFRRLASNNGSVRTA